From Synoicihabitans lomoniglobus, the proteins below share one genomic window:
- a CDS encoding GreA/GreB family elongation factor, which yields MSSPDSITLSTTDHASLLMRLNLLQTTGNKHHTRAQRLREELKHAFVLPPNMIPSTVVRVGSTFTVRDLHTEERDTFTLAWPEAADISAGKLSVLTPLGMAVIGSRVNDRIAWEMPGGIRHLWLESVSYSTSPQPAAAGFANGSVSWSR from the coding sequence ATGTCTTCCCCCGATTCCATTACCCTGTCCACCACCGACCACGCGTCTCTTTTGATGCGTCTCAATCTCCTCCAAACCACCGGCAATAAGCACCACACGCGTGCCCAACGTCTGCGTGAAGAACTCAAGCATGCGTTCGTGCTGCCGCCGAACATGATACCCTCCACCGTCGTGCGTGTCGGCTCAACCTTCACGGTGCGCGATCTTCACACCGAAGAGCGTGACACGTTCACGCTGGCCTGGCCTGAGGCGGCCGACATTTCAGCAGGTAAACTTTCGGTGCTCACTCCCCTGGGCATGGCGGTGATCGGAAGCCGCGTGAACGACCGAATTGCATGGGAGATGCCCGGTGGCATTCGCCACTTGTGGCTCGAATCCGTCAGCTACTCCACCTCTCCCCAACCCGCCGCCGCTGGCTTCGCCAATGGTTCGGTATCCTGGTCAAGATAG
- a CDS encoding group III truncated hemoglobin, translating into MIDPTPPPSSPSSLFIRIGGRDRIEFLLRHFNADVRQQNEIGPIFAAQISDWSAHLEKIADFWSGATGGPARYQGPMPWKHMALGLEERHFEAWLDLWHRHCRAHLPEREAGELIVIADSIGQRLREIVGTARK; encoded by the coding sequence ATGATCGATCCCACGCCTCCTCCGTCGTCGCCGAGCTCGTTGTTCATTCGTATCGGGGGGCGCGATCGGATCGAATTCTTACTGCGTCATTTTAATGCCGACGTGCGGCAGCAGAACGAAATCGGCCCGATTTTCGCCGCGCAAATTTCAGACTGGTCGGCCCATCTGGAGAAGATTGCCGATTTTTGGTCCGGCGCGACCGGTGGTCCGGCGCGTTACCAAGGACCGATGCCGTGGAAGCACATGGCGCTCGGCTTGGAGGAGCGACACTTTGAAGCGTGGCTGGATCTCTGGCACCGCCACTGTCGGGCCCATTTACCGGAACGCGAAGCCGGTGAACTGATCGTCATCGCGGACTCCATCGGCCAACGATTGCGCGAAATCGTCGGGACCGCCCGCAAGTGA
- a CDS encoding alpha/beta fold hydrolase codes for MPQFPRALLCLCFVVFASAFARADHHDANQKNTYVIVHGATAGAYEWKETGRYLEQAGHTVYRVTLTALGERSHLSAVGVNLTTHINDVVNTIRFEDLHDVILTGHSYGGRVITGVINEIPERIKHVMYFDASVPQNGESSWSHRPPPADLLVKDGRRIPSWLNENPTTYPHNVGHPFGTSVEPVTYDNPAAFELNVTYVPFIATGTDPDERAARDRNWQNAVARGWTVRTFPGSHTAMLENPQDLAVLMQAAVNDTNTPTP; via the coding sequence ATGCCCCAATTTCCCCGCGCTTTGCTTTGTCTGTGCTTCGTCGTGTTCGCCTCCGCCTTCGCGCGCGCCGACCACCACGACGCCAACCAGAAAAATACCTACGTCATTGTCCACGGCGCCACCGCCGGGGCCTACGAATGGAAGGAAACCGGCCGCTACCTCGAACAGGCAGGGCACACCGTCTACCGCGTTACGCTCACCGCGTTGGGCGAGCGCTCTCATCTGAGCGCCGTCGGGGTCAATCTCACGACGCACATCAACGACGTAGTGAACACCATCCGCTTCGAAGACCTCCACGACGTCATTCTCACCGGGCACAGCTACGGCGGTCGGGTGATCACGGGGGTGATAAATGAGATCCCCGAACGCATCAAACACGTCATGTATTTCGACGCCTCCGTGCCGCAGAACGGCGAGAGTTCCTGGTCCCACCGACCGCCGCCCGCCGATCTTCTCGTCAAAGACGGCCGCCGCATTCCTTCCTGGCTGAACGAGAATCCGACGACTTACCCGCACAATGTCGGACACCCGTTCGGCACCTCCGTGGAGCCCGTGACCTACGACAATCCCGCGGCGTTTGAACTCAACGTCACCTACGTGCCCTTCATCGCGACGGGCACGGATCCAGACGAGCGTGCCGCCCGCGACCGCAATTGGCAGAACGCCGTAGCGCGCGGTTGGACGGTGCGCACGTTTCCGGGCAGCCACACCGCCATGCTCGAAAATCCGCAGGACCTCGCGGTCCTCATGCAGGCCGCGGTGAACGATACCAACACGCCGACTCCCTGA
- a CDS encoding alpha/beta hydrolase: MKSLPRAFVILLTVCLTAAISRADHHTSDEKLTFVLVHGATAGGYEWKETGKYLQQAGHTVYRVTLTALGERSHLSAEGVNLTTHINDVVNTILFEDLHDVILTGHSYGGMVITGVMDRIPERISHVYYFDAAVPADGQSIRDSFGNRGGDRPEPKVENGRMVMDWLPKNPTSWPHNTGHPIGTLTEPVSYKNPAALALNVTYVPFVKDAEAEKTRSESDAGWQRAKARGWTIRPYPGSHTAMLETPKGLAELILASVNDTNTPTP; this comes from the coding sequence ATGAAATCCCTCCCCCGCGCCTTCGTTATTCTGCTCACCGTCTGCCTGACGGCCGCGATCTCCCGTGCCGACCATCACACGTCGGATGAAAAACTTACCTTCGTTCTCGTGCACGGTGCCACCGCCGGTGGCTACGAATGGAAGGAAACCGGCAAGTATCTCCAGCAAGCCGGCCACACCGTCTACCGCGTCACGCTCACCGCGTTGGGCGAGCGCTCTCATCTCAGTGCCGAAGGCGTGAACCTCACCACCCACATCAACGACGTGGTGAACACCATCCTCTTCGAAGACCTGCACGACGTCATCCTCACTGGCCACAGCTACGGCGGCATGGTGATCACCGGCGTCATGGACCGTATCCCGGAACGCATTAGCCACGTTTACTACTTCGACGCCGCCGTGCCTGCGGACGGCCAATCCATCCGCGATTCCTTTGGCAATCGCGGCGGTGATCGCCCCGAGCCCAAGGTCGAAAACGGCCGCATGGTGATGGACTGGTTGCCCAAGAATCCCACCTCCTGGCCCCACAACACCGGCCATCCCATTGGCACCCTCACGGAGCCCGTTTCCTACAAAAACCCCGCCGCCCTTGCCCTCAATGTCACCTACGTGCCGTTTGTGAAGGACGCCGAAGCCGAGAAAACGCGCTCCGAAAGCGACGCCGGCTGGCAACGCGCCAAAGCCCGCGGGTGGACCATCCGTCCCTACCCGGGCAGCCACACCGCGATGCTCGAAACCCCCAAGGGACTCGCAGAGCTGATTCTCGCGAGCGTGAACGACACCAATACACCGACGCCTTAA
- a CDS encoding DUF6172 family protein, with protein sequence MKKSFSLTAPGKEDARVRDKIRHELNKYAKRERKKDVPEGYFRWDLNCRVGADEESATAMPFKDMANTIDTIAATGAPKVFVEIEAVALKRSARTKES encoded by the coding sequence ATGAAGAAATCCTTTTCCCTCACCGCGCCCGGCAAAGAAGACGCCCGCGTGCGTGACAAGATCCGTCACGAGCTCAACAAATACGCCAAACGCGAACGCAAGAAAGACGTGCCCGAAGGCTATTTTCGCTGGGATTTGAACTGCCGCGTGGGGGCCGACGAGGAGAGTGCGACCGCCATGCCGTTCAAGGACATGGCCAACACGATCGACACCATCGCCGCCACTGGTGCTCCCAAGGTGTTTGTGGAAATCGAAGCCGTCGCCTTGAAGCGCAGCGCGCGCACCAAGGAGTCGTAG
- a CDS encoding DUF1428 domain-containing protein, which translates to MSEYVDGFVIVVPAAKLAAYRKMARQACQVWMEYGALDYRECVSEDLSVKCGTPFEKLTKLKSDELIVFAWITYRSKAQRNKINAKVMADPRIQSMCEQGEMPCDPKRMSYGGFKTIVAARA; encoded by the coding sequence ATGTCCGAATACGTTGATGGATTTGTGATCGTGGTGCCGGCGGCCAAGTTGGCCGCTTACCGCAAAATGGCCCGCCAAGCCTGTCAGGTTTGGATGGAATACGGTGCGCTCGACTACCGCGAATGCGTGAGTGAAGACCTCAGTGTCAAATGCGGCACGCCGTTTGAGAAACTGACCAAACTCAAGTCAGACGAATTGATCGTCTTTGCGTGGATCACCTACCGGTCAAAAGCGCAGCGGAATAAGATCAATGCCAAGGTGATGGCGGATCCGCGCATTCAAAGCATGTGTGAGCAGGGCGAAATGCCCTGCGATCCCAAGCGTATGAGTTACGGTGGATTCAAGACGATCGTGGCGGCACGGGCGTGA
- a CDS encoding DoxX family protein, whose amino-acid sequence MTADISSLPPWRRVFTHVVRILFGLGCTIFGLNGFLNFIQPPPDLVLSDEAMAFSVALMESGYMMPMIGATLLVPGLLLLANRFVPLALVLLAPFFVNSVAFHLALERTGLPNALVFVAMLLYLAWTYRAAYRPLFVARYSAIKES is encoded by the coding sequence ATGACTGCTGACATTTCTTCCCTCCCCCCATGGCGTCGCGTGTTTACTCACGTGGTGCGCATTTTGTTCGGCCTCGGCTGCACAATTTTTGGTCTGAATGGATTTTTGAATTTCATCCAACCACCACCGGACTTGGTCCTGTCTGACGAAGCCATGGCGTTCTCCGTGGCATTGATGGAGTCGGGTTACATGATGCCGATGATCGGGGCGACGTTGTTGGTTCCGGGGCTGCTCCTGCTGGCGAATCGGTTCGTGCCGCTGGCGCTCGTTTTACTGGCGCCTTTCTTCGTCAACTCGGTGGCATTTCACCTTGCCCTCGAACGCACCGGACTGCCCAACGCTTTGGTTTTTGTGGCAATGCTGTTGTATCTCGCCTGGACCTATCGCGCGGCTTACCGACCGCTGTTCGTGGCCCGTTATTCTGCTATCAAAGAAAGCTGA
- a CDS encoding SRPBCC domain-containing protein has protein sequence MSTKSTNYTIPAAASPAHEIVSTRVIPYARSHVFAAWTHPGLHAQWWGPEGFTNTFHTYDVRPGGDWRFVMHGPDGTNYDNESVFDHVVAGECTVFRHVGQPEFTAVVHFTDDGDGTRIEWHMIFATAEICAALTKMVESKNEENFDRLEAVLRDNPVDSMTSRELVVLREIEAPPEVVYRVMTTRTGEWWCPRPWTTPVVEWELRAGGRSHMVMRGPDGEEHDIEGVFLEVTENERIVFTDAYQHGWRPTAQPFMTGIFELSPLPGGRTSYRACSRHWSAAKCAEHVAMGFHPGWGAVADQLIEVVADELKQSADTA, from the coding sequence ATGAGCACCAAGTCGACGAACTACACCATTCCCGCCGCCGCCAGCCCCGCGCACGAAATCGTGAGCACGCGCGTCATCCCCTATGCCCGGTCGCATGTTTTTGCGGCCTGGACTCATCCGGGTTTACACGCCCAGTGGTGGGGACCGGAGGGATTCACCAATACGTTTCACACCTATGATGTGCGACCGGGCGGCGACTGGCGGTTTGTCATGCACGGACCCGATGGGACGAACTATGACAACGAAAGCGTGTTTGATCACGTGGTGGCAGGGGAGTGCACCGTATTCCGTCACGTCGGCCAACCCGAGTTCACGGCGGTGGTGCACTTTACCGACGACGGTGACGGCACGCGGATCGAGTGGCACATGATTTTTGCCACGGCCGAGATTTGCGCGGCCCTGACGAAAATGGTGGAAAGCAAGAACGAGGAGAATTTCGACCGCCTCGAAGCGGTATTGCGCGACAACCCGGTGGATTCGATGACGAGTCGTGAACTCGTCGTGCTGCGCGAAATCGAGGCACCGCCGGAAGTTGTGTATCGGGTGATGACGACCCGCACAGGCGAGTGGTGGTGTCCGCGCCCGTGGACCACGCCGGTGGTGGAATGGGAGCTGCGCGCGGGCGGTCGCAGCCACATGGTCATGCGGGGACCCGATGGCGAGGAACACGACATCGAAGGCGTATTTCTCGAAGTGACGGAAAATGAACGCATCGTGTTTACCGATGCCTATCAGCACGGCTGGCGACCCACCGCCCAGCCCTTTATGACCGGCATATTTGAGCTCTCGCCGCTGCCGGGAGGCCGCACCTCCTACCGCGCCTGTTCCCGTCACTGGAGTGCCGCGAAATGCGCGGAGCACGTTGCGATGGGTTTTCACCCCGGGTGGGGCGCGGTCGCCGATCAACTCATCGAAGTCGTGGCCGACGAGCTCAAGCAGAGCGCCGACACTGCCTGA
- a CDS encoding DUF899 domain-containing protein, with protein sequence MISSDDRRPSAVSRDAWLTERRALLEREKAHTRERDALNVARRQLPWVHVTKPYRFDGVEGPVGLHELFAHRSQLIVRHFMFGPDWEEGCKGCSFGSDHMDGILPHLENHDVSYVAVSRAPLEKLMAFQARMGWRFRWVSSFSSDFNQDFGVTFTPAQMDSGERLYNYGSAPAFCDELPGLSVFFRDESGEVYHTYSAYGRGTEITDGAYMLLDLTPKGRNETGPNFNLMDWVKLRDQYPAPATPMETKSARGMSDSPTPDR encoded by the coding sequence ATGATCTCATCCGATGATCGCCGTCCATCCGCCGTCTCTCGCGACGCCTGGTTGACTGAGCGCCGCGCCCTGCTGGAGCGGGAAAAAGCTCATACCCGGGAGCGCGATGCCCTTAACGTGGCCCGACGTCAGCTCCCGTGGGTTCACGTCACCAAACCCTACCGATTCGATGGAGTCGAGGGACCGGTCGGACTGCACGAGCTGTTCGCCCATCGTAGTCAGTTGATCGTGCGACACTTCATGTTCGGACCCGATTGGGAGGAAGGGTGCAAGGGGTGCTCGTTTGGTAGCGACCATATGGATGGTATCCTGCCGCATTTGGAAAATCATGACGTCAGTTACGTGGCCGTGTCGCGGGCTCCGTTGGAAAAATTGATGGCGTTCCAAGCGCGCATGGGATGGCGGTTTCGGTGGGTGTCGTCTTTCTCGAGTGATTTTAATCAGGACTTCGGCGTGACATTTACACCGGCGCAAATGGACAGCGGGGAGCGGCTCTACAATTACGGTTCGGCTCCGGCGTTTTGCGACGAGTTGCCCGGGTTGAGCGTATTCTTCCGCGACGAATCCGGTGAAGTGTATCATACCTACTCGGCTTACGGGCGAGGCACGGAGATCACGGACGGCGCCTACATGCTGTTGGATCTCACGCCGAAAGGTCGCAACGAAACCGGTCCGAATTTCAATCTCATGGACTGGGTGAAATTGCGTGACCAATATCCGGCCCCAGCGACACCGATGGAAACTAAATCCGCTCGGGGAATGTCCGATTCGCCGACCCCGGATCGTTGA
- a CDS encoding YciI family protein — protein sequence MPQPYLLLFRNTGPETHAHLSAAERQQLVERWNAWFVGLRDAGLATDGRPLELTSRIVAGPGGKRVTDGPFPESHEAVGGYVMLQVADLDEATAIAQRHPGLAYGLVIEVRPMDVTCHLGVVTGPA from the coding sequence ATGCCTCAGCCCTACCTCCTCCTCTTCCGCAATACCGGTCCCGAAACTCACGCCCACCTTTCCGCGGCCGAGCGCCAGCAGCTCGTCGAGCGCTGGAACGCTTGGTTCGTGGGACTGCGCGACGCCGGCCTAGCGACCGACGGGCGACCGCTCGAACTTACCAGCCGCATCGTGGCCGGACCGGGTGGAAAGCGCGTCACCGACGGCCCTTTCCCCGAGTCCCACGAGGCGGTCGGCGGCTACGTCATGCTCCAAGTCGCGGATCTGGACGAAGCCACCGCCATCGCCCAACGCCACCCCGGCCTCGCATACGGTCTCGTGATCGAAGTCCGGCCCATGGATGTCACCTGCCACCTTGGCGTTGTCACCGGTCCGGCCTGA
- a CDS encoding RNA polymerase sigma factor: MPILPQRTDDEAPADEGTLVENFFRHESGRLHGALLRRFGMGNLTLVEDAVQEAMLRALRSWAMGGVPPNPSAWISRVAINYINEALRRGATAAAKQTAVGVHWETEATSAPAQSGTTEEINDDMLRLLFTCCHPVISTDAQAALALKVLCGFNLAEIARAFLASEAAIEKQLTRTKARLRAAGVPFGLPADANLGPRLDGVLATIYLLFNEGYKASEGDQLLREELCVEAIRLASLLVAHPLGDTPATHALLALMLLHRARFPTRIDAHGALLRLADQDRTAWDQPSIDRGLVHLAQAAAGPDLTDYHLQAGIAACHCTAPDVGATDWSRILAHYDELLRRKPSSPVVALNRAVAVANLHGPQAGLDAIAAIPDPARLETQHLIHAVVGEFHQQLGHHREAAISFRRALALARVGPEQLHLARCLERLEAALPLG; this comes from the coding sequence ATGCCCATTCTGCCCCAGCGAACCGACGACGAGGCTCCCGCCGACGAAGGCACGTTGGTGGAGAACTTTTTTCGGCATGAATCGGGACGACTACACGGCGCCCTGCTGCGTCGTTTCGGCATGGGGAATCTGACGCTGGTCGAGGACGCCGTGCAGGAGGCCATGTTGCGCGCCCTCCGTTCGTGGGCCATGGGCGGCGTGCCCCCCAACCCTTCCGCGTGGATCAGCCGGGTCGCCATCAATTACATCAACGAAGCCTTGCGCCGCGGTGCCACCGCCGCCGCCAAACAAACCGCTGTCGGCGTGCATTGGGAAACCGAGGCAACCTCCGCCCCCGCCCAATCCGGAACCACCGAGGAGATCAACGACGACATGTTGCGTCTGCTTTTCACCTGCTGCCATCCCGTGATTTCCACCGATGCTCAGGCTGCCCTCGCGCTGAAGGTCTTGTGCGGTTTCAACCTCGCCGAGATAGCCCGCGCGTTTCTGGCCAGCGAGGCGGCCATCGAAAAACAACTCACTCGCACCAAGGCCCGCCTACGCGCGGCCGGCGTGCCGTTCGGCCTGCCCGCCGATGCCAATCTCGGTCCGCGACTCGACGGGGTGCTGGCCACGATCTACCTGTTGTTCAACGAGGGTTACAAAGCCTCCGAGGGCGACCAGCTGTTGCGGGAGGAACTATGCGTCGAGGCCATCCGTCTCGCCTCCCTGCTCGTCGCTCACCCGTTGGGAGACACCCCGGCCACCCATGCTTTGCTTGCGCTCATGCTGCTGCATCGGGCCCGGTTTCCCACCCGCATCGACGCGCATGGCGCGTTGCTGCGTCTCGCCGATCAGGATCGCACGGCGTGGGATCAACCCTCAATCGATCGTGGCCTTGTCCACCTGGCTCAGGCCGCGGCCGGCCCGGATTTGACGGACTACCATCTGCAGGCCGGAATCGCCGCCTGTCACTGCACCGCGCCCGACGTCGGGGCGACCGATTGGTCCCGTATTCTCGCGCACTATGACGAGTTGCTGCGCCGCAAACCGTCATCTCCCGTCGTGGCCCTCAATCGGGCGGTCGCCGTGGCCAATCTGCACGGCCCCCAGGCGGGTCTGGATGCCATCGCGGCCATTCCGGACCCGGCGCGGCTGGAGACGCAGCACCTTATCCACGCCGTCGTCGGCGAGTTTCATCAGCAACTGGGTCACCACCGTGAAGCCGCCATCAGTTTTCGCCGGGCGTTGGCGTTGGCCCGGGTCGGCCCGGAACAACTCCACCTCGCCCGTTGCCTCGAGCGCTTGGAAGCCGCGCTTCCCCTGGGTTGA
- a CDS encoding MATE family efflux transporter yields the protein MPDSATAPPAEDDPRHDTSVWRGILLALRGERHDYTSVRLERAVLLLAVPMVLEMVMESIFSLADVFWVSRLGPQAIATVGLTESIMTLVYAVAIGMSFAAGAIVSRRIGEKSPARASQAAGQIILLGTAAAAIIGGMFAINAAALLRFMGAEADVIREGTSYAAIMFGGNVTVFLIFLINAIFRGAGDAALAMRTLILANGINLVLDPCLIFGWGPFPELGLPGAAIATNVGRGIGIIYQLTHLVRGNDHLKLRWADLRPRPDSCVTILRTSGNGIAQLMISMTSWLGLFKILAVFGSGAVASYTIAMRIMIFALMPAWGLSNAGSTLVGQNLGAGKPERAERAVRIAMRYNVIFLGTVGLLFIVFARPIIAQFTTDADVFALGVRALWIISLGFPIYAAGMCLEGTFNGAGDTRTPTRLNFFTQWLFQVPLAWLLAHVGGLGPTGVFIAAPVSFAALTLWSWILFRRGAWKMKLL from the coding sequence ATGCCTGATTCCGCCACCGCCCCGCCCGCCGAAGACGACCCCCGCCACGACACCTCCGTTTGGCGCGGTATCCTGCTCGCGCTTCGCGGCGAACGCCACGACTACACCAGCGTCCGCCTCGAACGGGCCGTGCTGTTGCTGGCCGTGCCCATGGTGCTGGAGATGGTGATGGAATCGATCTTTTCGCTGGCCGACGTATTCTGGGTCTCCCGCCTCGGTCCGCAGGCGATCGCCACCGTCGGGTTGACCGAATCGATCATGACGCTGGTCTACGCCGTCGCCATTGGCATGTCGTTTGCCGCCGGTGCCATCGTATCGCGCCGCATTGGGGAAAAATCGCCCGCCCGCGCCTCCCAGGCAGCCGGCCAAATCATCCTGCTCGGCACCGCCGCCGCCGCCATCATTGGCGGAATGTTCGCGATCAACGCCGCCGCCTTGCTGCGCTTCATGGGAGCGGAAGCGGACGTGATCCGCGAAGGCACCTCCTACGCCGCCATCATGTTTGGCGGCAATGTGACGGTGTTTCTGATCTTTCTGATCAACGCGATCTTTCGCGGAGCCGGCGATGCCGCCCTGGCCATGCGGACCCTGATCCTGGCCAACGGCATCAACCTCGTGCTCGATCCGTGCCTCATCTTCGGTTGGGGACCGTTCCCTGAACTCGGCCTGCCGGGAGCCGCCATCGCGACCAACGTGGGTCGTGGTATCGGCATCATCTATCAACTCACCCATCTCGTGCGCGGCAACGATCACCTCAAGTTGCGCTGGGCGGACCTGCGACCACGGCCCGACAGTTGCGTCACCATCCTGCGCACCTCGGGCAACGGCATCGCCCAACTGATGATCAGCATGACGAGCTGGCTGGGCTTGTTTAAAATCCTCGCCGTTTTCGGCAGCGGAGCCGTGGCCAGTTACACCATCGCCATGCGCATCATGATCTTCGCGCTCATGCCCGCGTGGGGGTTGTCCAACGCCGGATCAACCTTGGTGGGGCAAAACCTCGGGGCCGGCAAACCCGAGCGCGCCGAACGCGCCGTGCGCATTGCGATGCGTTACAACGTCATCTTTCTGGGCACGGTCGGCCTGCTGTTCATCGTCTTCGCCCGGCCGATCATCGCGCAGTTCACCACCGATGCCGACGTGTTCGCCCTCGGCGTGCGCGCGCTGTGGATCATCAGTCTGGGCTTCCCTATTTATGCGGCCGGCATGTGCCTGGAGGGCACGTTCAACGGCGCCGGTGACACCCGGACGCCCACGCGGTTGAATTTTTTCACTCAATGGCTGTTTCAAGTCCCCCTCGCCTGGCTGCTGGCGCATGTCGGCGGACTCGGTCCCACGGGCGTGTTCATTGCCGCTCCCGTTTCATTCGCAGCGCTGACGTTGTGGAGTTGGATCCTGTTTCGCCGCGGCGCGTGGAAAATGAAACTGCTCTGA
- a CDS encoding DUF2293 domain-containing protein — protein MLSAQGEVLSVPAGWALLAPGDAALSRRIKADGPSWTVVEKKGRKRFSRGIWAPADRIAALRAVRQAERADPAYQRGLDAGRRRRAAAQETYAEDFGAAVKAWLNFHPRYQLAAAEMARRIVTHAVPVGSGTVARTKRIPIEQRAEAATIAWMRHQTTGYDHMPIARIKGERREVRRQLAQRSKALLSRYREGEPIDVGSCPLQAALARA, from the coding sequence GTGCTGTCTGCTCAAGGCGAGGTCCTGAGCGTGCCGGCCGGCTGGGCGTTGCTCGCGCCGGGGGACGCCGCGTTGTCGCGCCGGATCAAGGCGGATGGTCCGTCGTGGACCGTGGTGGAGAAAAAAGGGAGGAAGCGTTTTTCTCGCGGCATCTGGGCTCCGGCCGACCGTATCGCCGCGTTGCGCGCCGTGCGGCAGGCGGAGCGCGCCGACCCGGCCTATCAACGCGGCCTCGATGCGGGCCGCCGTCGCCGGGCGGCGGCGCAGGAAACGTATGCGGAGGATTTTGGCGCGGCGGTTAAGGCGTGGTTGAATTTCCATCCGCGTTATCAACTGGCGGCAGCCGAGATGGCGCGGCGGATCGTGACGCACGCGGTGCCGGTGGGCAGCGGCACCGTGGCGCGCACCAAACGCATTCCCATCGAGCAGCGGGCGGAAGCGGCCACCATCGCGTGGATGCGGCACCAAACCACGGGCTACGACCACATGCCCATCGCGCGGATCAAAGGCGAACGCCGCGAGGTGCGCCGCCAACTGGCGCAACGATCGAAGGCGTTGTTGTCACGTTACCGCGAAGGTGAACCGATCGATGTCGGTTCGTGTCCCTTGCAAGCGGCGTTGGCGCGGGCGTGA
- the ilvA gene encoding threonine ammonia-lyase, giving the protein MTVSLASIRAAARRISSGVLLSPCPESIALSEITGSRVFCKLDNLQRTGSFKERGARNALLQLTPAQRKRGVIAASAGNHALGLAYHGQLLEIPVTVVMPDYAPLIKVTTCQRLGARVLVKGADFAAARAEADGLVAAEGLTYVHGFDDPAIINGQGTMALEILKQVRDVEAIVAPVGGAGLIAGIAVAVKALRPEVQVIGVESKATASFAAAVKNRGPVTIPRCATLADGLAVLRVGANSFALAREHVDRVVSVSEDWIALAILRYAELEKTVVEGAAAAPLGALLAGKLPELKGKRVVLTTCGGNIDPAVLSRVIEIGLVADGRRSRFTVKISDRPGGLAALSKVIAAAGASIKDIAHDRMFSGPDVSAVHAVCTVETRDKTHIRALHRALKKAGFPVVRP; this is encoded by the coding sequence ATGACTGTATCTTTGGCGTCCATACGGGCCGCGGCCCGACGCATTTCCAGCGGCGTGTTGCTCTCGCCCTGCCCCGAATCCATCGCGCTTTCCGAGATCACGGGCTCGCGGGTTTTCTGTAAACTCGACAACCTGCAACGCACCGGCTCCTTCAAAGAGCGCGGTGCGCGCAACGCCCTGCTGCAACTCACGCCCGCGCAGCGCAAACGCGGCGTTATCGCCGCCTCGGCCGGTAACCACGCCCTCGGGCTGGCTTATCACGGCCAGTTGCTGGAGATCCCGGTGACCGTGGTCATGCCCGACTACGCGCCCCTCATCAAAGTCACCACCTGTCAGCGACTCGGAGCTCGCGTGCTCGTGAAAGGCGCGGACTTTGCCGCCGCCCGCGCCGAGGCCGACGGGTTGGTCGCGGCCGAGGGACTCACCTACGTTCACGGCTTCGATGATCCCGCCATCATCAACGGACAAGGCACCATGGCACTGGAGATTTTGAAACAGGTGCGCGACGTCGAGGCCATCGTAGCCCCCGTGGGCGGAGCCGGTCTCATTGCCGGCATCGCCGTCGCGGTGAAGGCGCTGCGACCTGAAGTCCAGGTCATCGGCGTCGAATCCAAGGCCACCGCCAGTTTCGCCGCCGCGGTTAAAAACCGCGGGCCGGTCACCATCCCGCGCTGCGCCACCCTCGCCGACGGTCTGGCCGTGTTGCGCGTCGGAGCCAACTCCTTCGCCCTCGCCCGCGAGCATGTCGATCGGGTGGTTTCCGTATCCGAAGATTGGATCGCCCTCGCCATCCTACGCTACGCCGAACTCGAAAAAACCGTGGTTGAAGGCGCCGCCGCCGCGCCGCTCGGCGCCCTGCTCGCCGGTAAGCTTCCGGAACTCAAAGGCAAACGCGTGGTGCTCACCACCTGTGGCGGCAACATTGATCCCGCCGTGCTCAGCCGCGTGATCGAAATCGGCCTGGTGGCCGATGGACGGCGCAGTCGCTTCACGGTCAAAATCAGCGACCGGCCCGGCGGTCTGGCCGCGCTCAGCAAGGTCATTGCTGCCGCCGGGGCCAGCATCAAGGACATCGCGCATGACCGCATGTTCAGCGGCCCGGATGTCAGTGCCGTGCACGCCGTGTGCACGGTGGAAACTCGCGATAAGACTCACATTCGCGCGCTGCACCGCGCCCTCAAAAAGGCCGGCTTCCCCGTCGTCCGGCCCTAG